In Ischnura elegans chromosome 9, ioIscEleg1.1, whole genome shotgun sequence, the following proteins share a genomic window:
- the LOC124164940 gene encoding adenylate kinase isoenzyme 5, with protein sequence MQITFTEQQKSSTRGDESSEEEDDDSSRAASNTSNRRGQSPGPADAALAAPIAFESPRVPVIFVIGGPGSGKVTHCDNLALERPVIVHINMADLLQQYAVGSDLKDMGELSSKTVIEVLMLEMKMAANAEAYLISGFPRNMRDVVEYSEKIKVVTGVILVSWRRKVLERQVAYGAKLGHVILRVARMELRYFYHHTISVAEYFDQQGMLIAIDGERDPSEVYEDFKAIVYRLLNEENLADKAANRTTREPAEEFNVPVLAHRHAITNMRGPQQPRTLAVSVETHQPSRTRYPPVIWILGGPGSNKASLCSRALRKSGTSTAEWVQLSIGRTLRAMALSSGTIPADKRTPIRLLPTSRTPSPTNPVISSNWATNKYPHLRPLLSTGEMAPEGDVEGIVESQMERSAQDGAKGILIDGYPRDLGQLTSFETKYGQQPMLILLDCSKLQLGRGHLDDNVPAFRRRLQLFRELTLPMLKMLDQSNRLIIVDGDTDSPSVQDEFYQAVMQLIAEISSKQRRRVESKQNLQANGFAGRSGTVLTPVAAVHALRHREILEGIENDVPNGDARADGRTHEARNGVGMRGIANGKQLANRQRRNVMGNGITRALQQPPPPPYQPHYAIQDSYM encoded by the exons ATGCAAATCACATTCACAGAACAGCAGAAATCGAGCACCCGTGGAGACGAGAGCAGCGAAGAGGAAGATGACGACTCATCCCGAGCAGCGTCGAACACATCGAACAGAAGAGGGCAATCTCCTGGTCCAGCGGATGCTGCACTCGCCGCACCCATCGCCTTCGAGTCGCCAAGGGTCCCCGTCATATTCGTCATTG GAGGCCCAGGAAGTGGAAAGGTGACACATTGTGACAATTTAGCGCTAGAGAGACCTGTGATTGTGCACATAAATATGGCAGATCTTCTTCAGCAATATGCGGTTGGTAGTG ACCTTAAAGATATGGGAGAGCTGTCCAGCAAAACTGTGATCGAGGTTCTAATGCTAGAAATGAAGATGGCGGCAAATGCCGAAGCTTATTTAATATCAGGATTTCCAAGAAATATGAGAGATGTAGTGGAGTACTCAGAAaag ATCAAGGTCGTGACTGGCGTCATTTTGGTCAGCTGGAGGCGGAAGGTGCTTGAGCGGCAGGTGGCGTATGGAGCCAAATTGGGTCACGTGATCCTCCGTGTCGCCCGAATGGAGCTCCGCTACTTTTACCACCACACCATTTCAGTGGCGGAATATTTCGACCAACAGGGAATGCTCATAGCA ATAGACGGAGAAAGGGATCCAAGTGAAGTGTACGAGGACTTCAAAGCCATCGTTTATCGGCTCCTAAATGAGGAGAACCTCGCCGACAAGGCTGCCAACAGAACAACGAGGGAGCCGGCCGAGGAATTCAACGTGCCAGTGTTGGCTCACCGTCATGCCATCACAAACATGCGCGGCCCACAGCAACCGAGGACTCTCGCCGTCTCCGTGGAAACGCATCAGCCATCTCGGACTCGTTACCCTCCGGTAATTTGGATTCTAG GTGGACCTGGGAGCAACAAGGCGTCCCTGTGCAGCCGAGCACTGCGCAAGAGCGGCACTTCGACGGCCGAGTGGGTGCAGCTAAGTATTGGCCGCACCCTCCGCGCCATGGCCCTGAGCAGCGGCACCATCCCCGCGGACAAGAGGACCCCGATCCGGCTGCTACCCACCTCGCGAACCCCGTCACCCACCAACCCCGTTATCTCCAGCAACTGGGCGACGAACAAATACCCTCACCTCCGGCCTCTGCTATCCACGGGAGAAATGGCACCTGAG GGCGATGTGGAAGGAATAGTTGAATCGCAAATGGAACGCAGTGCCCAGGATGGAGCCAAAGGCATCCTTATTGATGGATATCCACGGGATTTAGGCCAATTAACATCTTTTGAAACAAAG TACGGACAGCAGCCAATGCTTATACTGCTCGATTGCTCAAAACTACAGCTGGGTCGAGGCCACTTGGACGACAATGTGCCTGCTTTTCGCCGAAGACTGCAATTGTTCCGGGAGCTGACATTACCAATGCTCAAGATGCTGGATCAGTCAAATAGGCTGATAATT GTAGACGGAGACACGGATTCGCCATCAGTACAAGATGAGTTCTACCAAGCAGTCATGCAACTAATCGCAGAGATAAGCAGTAAGCAGCGAAGAAGAGTTGAATCAAAACAAAATCTGCAAGCCAATGGTTTCGCCGGAAGATCAGGCACAGTGCTGACACCTGTGGCAGCAGTCCATGCTCTCAGGCATAGAGAAATCTTGGAAGGAATTGAAAATGATGTACCGAACGGTGACGCCAGGGCCGATGGCAGAACTCACGAGGCGAGGAATGGAGTCGGAATGCGAGGGATAGCAAACGGAAAGCAATTGGCAAACAGACAAAGAAGAAATGTGATGGGCAACGGAATCACTAGGGCCCTGCAGCAACCTCCTCCTCCACCTTATCAACCACACTATGCCATACAAGACTCCTACATGTAG